Proteins encoded within one genomic window of Glycine soja cultivar W05 chromosome 1, ASM419377v2, whole genome shotgun sequence:
- the LOC114415998 gene encoding probable leucine-rich repeat receptor-like serine/threonine-protein kinase At3g14840 isoform X2, producing the protein MMGVFSGFPLLFLLPFCFASLAFGATLPEDEVQALRDIAHTIGKKNWNYSVDPCTGKSNWNSSEKNVVTCNCSFVNHTCHVVSIILKEQNLSGIISADLVRLPYLQQIDFTRNYLNGTIPKQLGTLNLVNISFLGNRLTGPIPKELGNITTLKALVLEFNQLSGSLPLELGNLTQIEKLHLTSNNFTGELPATLARLTILKELRIGDNQFSGAIPNFIQSWINLEILCDYTFFSFSLMNFSCFNFFNVMSPYPKHIFSVMQGSGLSGPIPSGISILRNLTDLRVTDLNGSDSWFPQLNNMTKLVTLILRSCNIIGSLPENLGKLTNLEVLDVSYNKLTGPIPSIFGDLRHLDMFFLEGNHLTGSLPRLIDKPHYVDLSYNNLSIGNNIEELQCRQETVNLFASFSNGNSLGNVSCLSNIPCKTSYSLYINCGGNLVTDGRKTYDDDTGETTGPASFHNDRGKNWALINNGHFFDTNRLNYYNVTNSTKLVMENVELYMNARVSPTSLTYYGFCLGNGIYTVKLHFAEIMFTDDKTYSSLGRRVFDIYIQRNLVAKDFNIAKEAGGVGKAVIKNFTVVVTSNALEIRLYWAGKGTTSIPFRSVYGPLISAISVDPNFIPPSESGSSSISIIRVVVAVVVAGAIIILIFGILWWKRFLGWERSVGRELKGLESQTSLFTLRQIKAATNNFDKSLKIGEGGFGPVYKVGFSTSFYSIFLSLWCFGGVLRCLFWVKKSVVRCCVRMSNSDGGAKGPTAEIVTTSCKLTDIKLDGDSENYVEWKHLVEFSLGGMTKEDYLTETCPDGSKAVMWNTNLSLSCQFH; encoded by the exons ATGATGGGTGTCTTCTCTGGAtttcctcttcttttccttcttcctttttgctttGCTTCCTTAGCTTTTGGAGCCACTTTGCCAGAAGACGAAG TGCAAGCTCTGAGAGACATAGCACACACAATTGGGAAGAAAAATTGGAACTACAGCGTAGATCCATGTACTGGAAAGAGTAATTGGAATTCTTCCGAAAAAAATGTTGTCACATGCAATTGTTCATTTGTTAATCACACTTGCCATGTTGTAAGCAT CattttaaaagaacaaaatcTTTCGGGTATTATCTCAGCGGATCTGGTCAGATTACCCTATCTCCAACAAAT TGACTTCACTCGGAACTACCTTAATGGTACAATTCCTAAGCAATTGGGAACCTTAAATCTCGTCAACAT TTCCTTTCTTGGAAACCGTCTAACTGGTCCAATCCCAAAGGAGCTTGGAAACATCACCACTCTCAAAGCTTT AGTATTGGAGTTCAATCAGTTATCTGGAAGTCTTCCTCTAGAGCTTGGGAATCTTACCCAGATTGAAAAACT GCATCTAACCTCCAACAATTTCACTGGAGAGTTACCTGCAACATTGGCTAGGCTCACAATATTGAAGGAACT TAGAATTGGCGACAATCAATTCTCTGGAGCAATACCCAATTTTATACAGAGCTGGATAAATCTTGAGATACTGTGTGATTAtacttttttctccttttctttaatgaactttagttgttttaatttttttaacgtaATGTCGCCTtatccaaaacatatttttagtgTTATGCAAGGGAGTGGTTTGAGTGGGCCAATTCCTTCTGGAATTTCAATTCTGAGAAATCTTACTGACTT GAGGGTCACTGACTTGAATGGATCTGATTCATGGTTTCCACAACTTAATAATATGACAAAGTTGGTAACACT AATATTGAGGAGTTGCAACATTATTGGATCCTTGCCAGAGAATCTTGGAAAATTGACTAATTTGGAAGTATT AGATGTTAGCTACAACAAATTAACTGGACCAATTCCAAGCATTTTTGGTGATCTTCGGCACTTGGATATGTT TTTTTTAGAAGGGAATCATCTCACTGGATCGCTGCCTCGGTTGATAGATAAACCTCACTATGT AGATCTCTCTTATAACAATCTTAGCATCGGCAACAACATAGAGGAGCTACAGTGTCGACAGGAAACTGT GAACTTGTTTGCTTCATTTTCTAATGGAAACAGCTT aggAAATGTTTCATGTTTGTCAAACATTCCGTGTAAAA CTTCATATTCTCTGTATATAAACTGTGGTGGAAATCTTGTAACTGATGGAAGGAAGACATATGATGATGACACGGGTGAGACTACTGGACCAGCAAGCTTTCATAACGACCGTGGAAAAAACTGGGCACTTATCAACAATGGTCATTTCTTTGATACCAACCGCTTAAACTACTATAATGTGACTAATTCGACTAAGCTTGTAATGGAGAATGTTGAACTGTACATGAATGCACGTGTTTCTCCGACCTCTTTGACCTATTATGGATTTTGCTTGGGAAATGGAATCTACACAGTAAAACTCCATTTTGCAGAAATAATGTTTACTGATGATAAAACATATAGCAGTCTTGGAAGGCGTGTATTTGACATCTACATTCAG AGAAATTTGGTGGCTAAGGATTTCAATATTGCAAAAGAAGCAGGGGGTGTTGGTAAGGcagtaattaaaaatttcacaGTTGTTGTGACTAGTAACGCCTTGGAGATTCGGTTATATTGGGCTGGGAAAGGAACCACTTCTATTCCATTTAGATCAGTTTATGGTCCTCTTATATCAGCTATATCTGTTGATCCTA ACTTTATACCCCCATCAGAAAGTGGTAGTAGCAGCATATCCATAATAAGGGTTGTGGTTGCAGTTGTGGTTGCTGGAGCAATTATCATCTTGATATTTGGTATATTGTGGTGGAAGCGCTTTTTAGGATGGGAAAGATCAGTGGGCAGAG AACTGAAGGGTTTAGAATCACAAACTAGTTTATTTACCCTACGACAAATCAAGGCAGCAACAAATAACTTTGACAAATCCTTGAAGATTGGAGAAGGAGGGTTTGGTCCTGTTTACAAG GTAGGGTTTAGCACCTCCTTCTACAGTATCTTTCTCTCTTTGTGGTGTTTTGGGGGCGTTCTGAGGTGTCttttttgggtaaaaaaaagTGTGGTTCGTTGCTGCGTAAGGATGTCTAACAGCGACGGAGGTGCCAAGGGGCCTACTGCGGAGATTGTTACCACTTCCTGCAAACTCACCGATATCAAGCTTGATGGCGACAGTGAGAATTATGTGGAATGGAAGCATTTGGTTGAATTTAGTCTTGGTGGGATGACTAAGGAAGATTATCTAACAGAAACATGTCCAGATGGATCTAAGGCAGTGATGTGGAATACTAATCTTAGCCTTTCTTGTCAATTCCATTGA